tcagagaaatggaacATAATAATATCTAACACTTACCCAGTGCTgattatgtgacaggcactgtgctaaatgtatTACAATTgttatatcatttaatcctcacaacaacccagggaagtaggcactattattatctccattttacagatgaggaaactgaggcaaacagattaaatgacttctccagagtcacacagctagccagTGTCTGAAGCTAAACTTGAACTTAGCGCTCGATCCATTGCTCTACCATAAAGTAATTATAATAGAATTCCTATGGTACAATACAGAAGTTGAAGACACAAGAGAAAGACCAAGGAAACTTATGTTCACTAGAGTACAGAAACATGACTACGTGGACATCATAGACTACAACTTCAGAAAGATGGAAGTTTAGTCACAAAACTTAGGAACCACAAGGATGTGATGGCATTTGGTTCTACAAGTACCTCGCATGTTCAGTATATGTTTTAGAAGAGTTCTTCTTATCTTTTATGGAGGACAGGGAGAGGGAAGCCATCTAGTCTGACAAATTCTAATTGTGTCTCTGATGGACTGATAACCAATATAAAATAGAGAGCTCCATCCCTTGTTGCCTTAGTCTCTGTGGCCCAGGAAAGGAAGCAAGagtatttctcctttctcttcctctgctGTTCTTAGCCTCATACAGGGCTTCAGGTAGAGTTTAGGAGAGAGATAGGTTAGTATGATCGATCAAATTgatctcagaatcaggaagacctgagtttaagcATACCCATTGACACATTCTGGATGCTAGACTCCAGGCAATTCCTTAAGAGGCTCCTTTGTAGGGAAGGTGCTCTTCACATCTGTGGGAAGAAGGgccagaagggaagaaaagagactgagaaagacagaaagtgagaaagagagagagaggagacagagacacagagaggtagggagggaaggagaaagaggaacaaCAAGAGAggtagggggagggagagagacaaaaaaaaaaaagacagaaatggaaagagagagagagagagagagagagagagagagagagagagagagagagagagagagagagagagagagagagagagagaaagtggggggggggagaagagagacagaaaatgtgtatgtgtgtgtgtttaggggAAGGCTGGAATAGCAACATTCATGACTAAATTCAATTCATGGTGGAGCCAGGACATAGATATAATTGCCATAGACCATTTATAATGAGCCTCTGGTTAGGAAGCACAGCCCATGAGGCCACAAAGTAAATTCTGGGACAAGCTGTAGTTTCATAAGTGTTCTAATGAGGGGACTGGGAGGTGCATGATGCATGCATGTATGGGCTGAAAGGTGGGGAAGGGCATATTTAATCTGGTAATAGCTTACAGAAAATGTAGATAATTTCTATGGGGAGAACAAGCCCAATTAGTCACAAGATCCTGGCCAGTACACAGGATCTTTTAATTCAAGTTTGGCATATATTATGAAAAATGTACCAAACTCATcacggaaaaaaaaaaattcacattttcccATCCCTCCTAATCAACTCATTATAAGTAGAGGCAaatagatggcaaagtggataaatGCTGAGTCTGCAGTCAGGAAGTCTGAGTTCAAAGATGggctcaaatacttactagttgtgtgaccctggattagtcacttaacttgtttgcctcagtatccttaactcactctttctctttccggaggattaaatgaaatatttgtaaagtgcttagcacggACCTGGGCACTTGTTTCCTTCTTGCTTCCTTATAGCATAGTATAGCATAAAATGTACTGGAAGATCCGGGCAACTAAAATCTCTGACTTGGTAGTACTGTTTACTTCAAACTACTCCCCTcattcctggtcctgctcttatTTATGGATATATTACCTCAAGACTCCACTTAGAATCCTTTGGACACCTGTTCTTAAATCGTTGCTTGCTGAACTTTTGCCTATGCACACCtgcttttccttcatttccttaaaACCTCAAAGACCATGTGTAATATAACTGCACCTTAGCAGATCTTATCCTTGAGaactgtgaccttgggcaagtcactcaacctgaacctccatttcctcatccttaaaaagtttaaatatttatcctttttaCCCCACAAGGTTATATTGTACAGAAGATAAGGTGAAGCTCAGTACAGGAGGTTCAGATTTCAGGTGAAGAATTCACGAATTCACAATTTGTTATTATATGAACTGTGTGCAAGGTACTGCACAAAATCCAACTGATTGCAAAAAATTCctgataaaaattttatattcaagatACATAAGGAATtgatttaaatacataaaactgAGAGCTAGTTCCCCAGAGATAAAACAGCCAGAGAATATATATTAGTTTtcaaagaaatccaagttatcacATCAAGTGCTTAACATCACTAAATGAATGTCAACTAAAGCAACTTTTGAGATTTTACTTCACACCcatcaaaaataaagacaaatgttgTTGGAACTgagggaaaacggggacactagCTAATTGTTGGTGAAGCTGCAACTTGATTTAGTTCAACCGTTCTGGAAAAAGAACACGGTACTAAGTTCCAGAAGTTACTAAATTAAGCCTCTAACCCAGAGATCAAAGGCAAAAGATCTATATATATCATAACAACTCTTTTCACAGTAAGccaaaattggaaactaaatattggggaaaagtaaaacaaattaacGTATAAATACAGTGGAATATTATGccattaaaaaatgttaatttcagAAGAAAGTGTTGACTTCAATGAATTGATATGCAGTGAAGtaagaaaatgaacaatttatacaattttatttttgtataatgacaaaattgtacagaaaaataacttgaTGAAAGACTTTAGACTCTGATCAATGGAATAATAAGCCATGAGTTCAATAAACTAAAGATGACACTTGCCTCCTGCCAGAGGGAATGAACTTAAAATGCATAAAcatattttgaatggaatgttTTGGTGTATTATACCTGTTGAGGTTGTGCAATGAAAGGGACAAATTATaactatgtaaaaaataaattaatttattttaacacGAAACAAAATCCAACTTAAAGAAACAAGCTAACTGGAAATTTGTTACCTAAATTGATTATATAGAGATAGTGGCAAAATGGACTAAAATGACAACTTATTTATAAGCTTTCTTGGGTATTCTTCCCGTAGTCGTTCAAGTTCTTCTCTCACGCTGCTGAGTTTGTGCTTCAGACTAGtggtttatatttttccaatcacTGAATGGTATGCAGTTGCCTTACACAACTACAAGTTCCAGGTAGCTTCCATATTCTTTCATGAGCTTATCTACTGTCATGATTTGACTACTGTATCTGTGATTTTCTACCAAGGGCCCCTGGCTGGTCTGTTTCTCCTAGAGAAAAGTTCAGAGATAATCTCCCCCAACATTTCAGGACATGGAAAATTAGCTTCCTAATTTTGGACACTTCACACACAATCTATTTACTATGTGAACAGCACAATCATTGTCTAGACCTCAAAAGAGTAATGTCCAAAGTTACTGGATGGAGATTAAAGTGGGTACCAAAAGAAAAGCAGTTCCCACCCCCTCCAAGAAGAAGGAGTTGTTGTTCTTCTTGTAGTAAGATGCTAGTGTGGTTGTGCAGCATCAGAGGCCATGGAACACTGGTTGTGTCAATGTGGTATTCAAAGCTCAGTCTTGTGGCCAAGTCAATCACTGTCACTCCAGGAACAGAGGAGGAATGTATCCAGACCCCTCCCACTAGCAGCAACTTTCCATCAAATAAATGGGCTGTGTGAGAATATCTTGGGGTGATGGGAGGCTGGACTTCCAACTTTTCCCAACAAAATCCATTagagactgattttagaaagtgcACCGAGCCCAGCGGTTCCTCTGAAACATTCAGGCCCCCTGCAATAAGGGCTCCTCCCTTCCAACTGCAGGCACTGTGAGAATGTCGGGCATCAGGGTCTGGCCCTTCTACTGGCAAACTGACCCAGGTCATAGTGTCCATGTGTAGAAAATGCCAATCCCCTAGCACGGGATCCTTCCCATTGCGCCCGCCATATACAAACAAGTATTCCTGCCTTTGACAAAAGACCTTAGCTGCTGAGTGTCGCCATCGTGGAGAAGGGAACTCAGCTTCTGGGCCGACCTCTGCGATGGTCCCCTTGGGCAGGTCAGCACCGCTTCCCTCCGGAGAGGGCCAGCACAGCCAGTACATCCCTAAGGCCGGAGTCACAGGGGACAGCCGTCCGCCCAGCACAAGAGCCCGAGAGCCTGAGAAGGGCGTCATGGTATGGAAGAGGCGTCCATCCCACTGGGTTCCGGCGGCACCCACAAGGCTTGCGTTCCACCTGGAGCCGGGATGTTTAAACAGCACGTGGCATTTGCTCACCCTCGTATGTCGGCCCTCCTGCTCGCCAAAGCCCCCAGTGCTGAGGATGACGTTGGGGCCCAGCAGGGCCGAGGCATGGCCAAACCGTTTCAAGGGCCGGCCGTCTAGCTCGCCTAGCACCCTGGCGAACAGGACACCGGCGGGAGGGGCCGGTTCCACTCTGGAAAAGGCTTCCCTGGACGGAAGCAACAGGGTCTGAGCCAGGCCTCCTGCCCTGGAGGCGGCCAATATGAAATAGTGGGAACACTTCAGGTGCCACTCCTCAAACTCATCGAAGGGTTCCAGTGCCTCCATGCGCTCGCGCTCTTGGGCAGGGATGAAGCCCCGGTAAAACTCGTTCATGTCCACTACGCTGCACGCTCCCCAGCCGGCGTCCAGGAAGCGTCTCCGCTGGGCCGCCACGTCGGGGAAGCGGGCCAGCCCGTGCAAAGGGGAGCTCAGCCGCTCGAAGTGCCGCAGCATGACCTGGCCAAAGGGGTCGTGAGGCCCCATCTGTTCATACAGTATGAAGACGGCATCGGTGAAGCTGCCGGCGGCCCACGCCACCAGGGCCGCGGCGCTGCCCACGTCCAGGTACGAGAGCACGGCCTCGGCCAGCAGCAACGTGGGAGCCCCGACATCCAGGCCGGACGCTTCCAGCGAGCGGCCCAGAGCCTCCAGGTCGCGCAGGTCACTGCCCAGGAGGCGGTAGTCCTTGCTGGCGAAGTGTAGCGCCGCGCTGGGGCCGGAGCCCAAGTCTGCGGCGCTCAGGGGCGGCCCCGCCACAGCAGCCAGCTCAAGCTCGGAGCGAATCTTTGCCGCCTTTCGCTCGGCCACTTCCGGGAAGTCCACTTCCCACACAGCGGCCTGAGCCAGGCGGCCCGCAGCTTTGAGGCGGAAGTACAGGGAGTCAGAGCCCGCACCCAGAGACAGGATCTGCCGGAGGGGCGACCCGCCTTCGGCGGGAACGTGCTCCAAAAAAGAACGCACGCAGTGCCTCACGGCGCGGGCGCGCACATAGTAACCCCGGTGGATAAGCGGCGCACGCCGCGGGGCGCCCGAGACCAGCAGCGAGGCGAAAGGATCGCGCACGTATCCGCGAGCCGCCAGGGAGCACTTGCTGAGGGAGCTGCTGTCGTTTGTATTCGGGATCGCCCCGGCCCTGCGCTCGCGGCCGCGTGGGCCCATGGCTACCCGCCCTCGTTGTGAGAGTCCAAAAGGGCGCTTTCCCGTGCGGCGCCGCCTTTCAACTTTGGTTCTAGCTGGGTCCCGGATATCATGCAGACGTGGATCCTCTCCTTTCCCTGGGCCTCGCAGGAGCTTACTTCCGCAGAGAGCCCTTTCGACCAATTAGAAAAAGGGGGGTGGGACGAGCACCGATCACTTGCTTGTGATTGGCTCTGCCTTTAACCCTGTCTTCCAGAACTTCCGGGGAGAGCGTTGTTAAGGATCTTAATAACATCCGCTTGGCAACTGGCTGGGGCATGTGGCATAAATCTTTTTCCTGGTATCTTTCGGACTGACTGAGAGGGAAAAGCGGTTTCTGTTCGTTATATTTGGAAAGGTGTGGAGTATTTAAGAGGTAGGATTGGGAGGTCAGGCGCCTGCCTCCTTTTGGGACTCTGGGGTGGGGTGGATGGTGGGAACAGCTTAGGAGTGTTTAGTGCGGGGGGCAAAGTCGGTTAGGCCGTTTGGGCCTTTTAGATAACGCGAAGTCAGAGAACGGGGCTTGTCTGGGGGTCCGAGAGTGATGGAAAGCCACCGAGGCGCTCGAACGggagcaagcatttgttaagtgtttaCTTACTAAGACACTGTGTTAAGCGGTGGGcattattaaacaaaacaaaacagttctgCCCCcaaaaagcttaatttttttaattttctcagttacatgtaaaaagtttttgacattagttttttaaatgttgaggTCCAGatgtctccttcccctccttgaaaaggcaagcaatttgatattttgCCTGcgcagtcatgcaaaatatttctcaaaaagccatgaaaacaaaacaaaacaaacaaacaaacaaaaaaaaaaaacaacaccagagccttcctccaaaaaaacaagaaaaatacagtttaaaaaagtatgcttcgatctgcattcagactccatcagttctctcTCCGGAGCTGCATGGCATTTCTCATCCTAAGTCCTTTGAAATGATTTTGGATGATTGTGTTGtttgagaatagttaagtcattcacagttgatcatggtACAGCATTGCCGTTGCTGTGCACAGTGGCCTTCTGGTTATGGAGCTTACTTTCCAATGAGGGGAAAACATCCCAACAACTAGAAATAAACGTGATGGATACAGAATGGACTAGAGGTAATCTCTGAAGTGGGGACTGAAAAAGGCTCTCTGAAGAAGATGGATTTTGAATGGAATCGTTGAGGGTGATAACGGAGAACATTCAGATCAGTGGATGGATGGACTTGGTTTGATGGAAGAAACAAAGAGCGTATGGGAATTAATCAGTGAAAAAAAGGAACCGAAGATAGGGTAAAACTCACTGGCCTTGACATACCAATGACAAAGAACAATGAGGCCTTGGTGATTTATTGTTACATTGTGACATAAAAAGTGAGAGATATTgtggttaaaattttttttaggaaaaaaaaaagagaaagaaagaaattcaataaacattaaatacctAATACATAGAAGGCATTGTGATAGCCCTCTAGGCCATAAAGACAGAAGCAAATCAGTCCTTACCTTCACAGAGCTTACATTTTTTAGGTGAGATACATAAAAAGTAGATACAGTTATTGGAAGCTGGAGAGAGGACTGACAataggagggagaaggaaaagcttCGTATAGGAGTTGACACTTGAATTGTGCCTGGAAGGAAACAAAGTATTCTAAGAAGCCCAGTGAAAATGGATTAGATTCCATACATAGGGAATAGCTTGGCAAAATCTTAGAAGTAGGAATTGGTGTGCTGATCTCAAGGATCAGATGACAAAAGTTTGAAACATAGAAGTGTACATTTTTTGAGGTGTGATGTTTTGAACTTAATTGCCAAGGAACTTGTATTTTGTTCTAAAGATAACAGTAAACCCTTAAAGAATTTTTAGCAAGGAAATTATATGATTAGTTCTATGTCTTAGGAATATTAACTAGGCAGTTGAGTAATAGGTGGATTGTAGAGGGGAGAGGCAGGAAGCTGGGAGAGTAATTAATAGGTTATTgtaaaaattcagagaagagatGATGGCAGCCTGAGCTAGATCAGTGGTTGTAGGGAATGGGCATGATGTGGAGGTAGAGTAGTCATGTAGGCATAGCAGCTGGTTGAGTCTGTTGTATGAGGGAGAAGGGAGTCTCAGAGATGATTCTGAAATTGCAAATCTCCGTGATTAGATAATGATGCCATCAAACAGAAATTGGTAAGTTTGGACAGAGGATCGTGAGATGATAATGAGTTTCATTTTGAATGTGTTGAGTTGTCTGATACTCATTTGGCAATGTGGAACTGGAATTCAGGAGATTAGACAAGCTATACAAGtttgggaatcatctgcatagagttGATGGTCAAATACATAAGCACTAGAAAGAGAAGCTCCAAAACAATAGTTGTGGGTCATCCATGCttagaaatgaagagaagaatgatctgaaaaagaaaactgaaaaagagtaGTTATAGCAGTGtcatgaaaaaaatgatgaacgaTGTTAGAAGCTGCTGAGAGATAAGTAAGGTGAGAATCTGAAGAAAGACTAATCGATTTAGCATAGGATTAAAGAGTGGGAGGGGAGaataggcacctactatgtgcaaggtattGTTCTGGTTGCTTTACTGatatcttttgatcctcacaacagccctgtgaggtaggtactgttttgactcattttacagatgaggaaactgaggcaaacagaggcaaagtgattttcccagggtcacataattagtgaGTGTTTGAGGatgcatttgaattcaagtctttttgaaACTAGGTctattgctctatccactataccacctagatgGAGAAACTTGAAGAATGCAGCTCTAATTGATGTGGTGTCAGAAGCCAGTTGTCAAAATGTCGAAAAGTGACTCAAGGTGAGCAAATGgaagcaaaaaatataaatttttataatgtttgactatgaaaggaggaagaaattatAAGATAGTGCCTTAAGAGAATGGTTGAGTcacaaacttttttttgggggggggtttagtttttttgttttgttttgttttgaggagaGATCTGAACATGTTTTTAGGCAGCAGGGAAGGAACCATTTCATTAATGAGGGAGAAATAGAAGATAAACTACAAGGAATGATCAAAGGGCCAAGATCCAAAAAATAACCTTTGGGGGGGAGCTAAAAGACAATGAAATCTAAAGTCACACATGGTGTGGTTTTGTCCTTGCAAAGAGATCCCTCCGCTTTCTCAGGTCTGGAGCAAA
The DNA window shown above is from Sminthopsis crassicaudata isolate SCR6 chromosome 2, ASM4859323v1, whole genome shotgun sequence and carries:
- the LCMT2 gene encoding tRNA wybutosine-synthesizing protein 4: MGPRGRERRAGAIPNTNDSSSLSKCSLAARGYVRDPFASLLVSGAPRRAPLIHRGYYVRARAVRHCVRSFLEHVPAEGGSPLRQILSLGAGSDSLYFRLKAAGRLAQAAVWEVDFPEVAERKAAKIRSELELAAVAGPPLSAADLGSGPSAALHFASKDYRLLGSDLRDLEALGRSLEASGLDVGAPTLLLAEAVLSYLDVGSAAALVAWAAGSFTDAVFILYEQMGPHDPFGQVMLRHFERLSSPLHGLARFPDVAAQRRRFLDAGWGACSVVDMNEFYRGFIPAQERERMEALEPFDEFEEWHLKCSHYFILAASRAGGLAQTLLLPSREAFSRVEPAPPAGVLFARVLGELDGRPLKRFGHASALLGPNVILSTGGFGEQEGRHTRVSKCHVLFKHPGSRWNASLVGAAGTQWDGRLFHTMTPFSGSRALVLGGRLSPVTPALGMYWLCWPSPEGSGADLPKGTIAEVGPEAEFPSPRWRHSAAKVFCQRQEYLFVYGGRNGKDPVLGDWHFLHMDTMTWVSLPVEGPDPDARHSHSACSWKGGALIAGGLNVSEEPLGSVHFLKSVSNGFCWEKLEVQPPITPRYSHTAHLFDGKLLLVGGVWIHSSSVPGVTVIDLATRLSFEYHIDTTSVPWPLMLHNHTSILLQEEQQLLLLGGGGNCFSFGTHFNLHPVTLDITLLRSRQ